In one window of Terriglobales bacterium DNA:
- a CDS encoding glycosyl hydrolase family 18 protein, producing the protein MATAVFYDPRRRRWKHLRTIFDVAGFSLTLLVGFFFYSLFRGVSLPALLQQGQRRGYHALKEKDRRRPARRVAHRKTQAAPSQVALNSGEGIRAAFYVQWDAGSFSSLRAYFLQIDLLFPEWLHVLSADGHLQAVDAKNKLFPVLSGGSVRPVDDKVMPFLKAENAELEVFPLVNNFDPTRSHDVWMPEVAGMLNNPAARAVFRKELAALLASDRYRGLTLDFEGFPFSAQPGYRALVAELSSDLHARGMKLYVALPAHNEDYDYAYVTARADGIILMDYDQHYPGGPAGPVAAQSWFTDNLNSALEVMPREKIIVAVGNYGYEWTSDPKHPERVKNAQTVPVQQAWLMARESEASPELDADSLNPHYAYVDESSARHDVWFLDAVTALNQMRAAQALGINTFALWRLGSEDRSLWAVWDVPGEPEAPAKLRSVPPGQDVDMEGQGEILR; encoded by the coding sequence ATGGCCACAGCAGTCTTCTACGACCCGCGACGCAGACGCTGGAAGCATTTGCGCACCATCTTCGACGTCGCGGGCTTCAGCCTGACTTTGCTGGTCGGCTTCTTCTTTTACAGCCTGTTCCGGGGGGTGAGCCTGCCCGCCCTGCTGCAGCAGGGACAGAGGCGGGGCTACCACGCCCTGAAGGAAAAGGATCGCCGCCGGCCGGCCCGGCGGGTGGCGCATCGCAAGACCCAGGCCGCTCCCTCGCAGGTGGCGCTGAACTCCGGGGAAGGGATCCGCGCCGCCTTCTACGTCCAATGGGACGCAGGAAGCTTCTCCTCCTTGCGCGCGTACTTCCTGCAGATCGATCTGCTGTTTCCGGAGTGGCTGCACGTGCTCTCCGCCGATGGACACCTCCAGGCGGTGGACGCCAAGAACAAGCTCTTCCCCGTCCTTTCCGGGGGATCCGTGCGCCCGGTGGACGACAAAGTCATGCCCTTCCTCAAGGCGGAGAACGCGGAGCTGGAAGTCTTTCCCCTGGTGAACAACTTCGACCCCACTCGTAGTCATGACGTTTGGATGCCCGAGGTCGCCGGCATGTTGAACAATCCTGCGGCGCGTGCCGTATTTCGCAAAGAACTGGCAGCCCTTCTGGCCAGCGACCGCTACCGGGGGCTAACGCTCGACTTCGAAGGTTTCCCCTTTTCCGCGCAGCCGGGCTACCGCGCCCTGGTCGCGGAGCTCTCCTCCGATCTGCACGCCCGGGGGATGAAGCTCTACGTGGCGCTTCCGGCGCACAACGAGGATTACGACTACGCCTACGTTACCGCCCGCGCCGACGGCATCATCCTGATGGATTACGACCAGCACTATCCCGGCGGACCCGCGGGCCCGGTGGCCGCGCAGAGCTGGTTCACGGACAACCTGAACAGCGCCCTCGAGGTGATGCCGCGGGAGAAGATCATCGTCGCGGTGGGAAACTACGGCTACGAGTGGACCAGCGACCCGAAGCACCCCGAGCGGGTCAAGAATGCGCAGACCGTACCCGTGCAGCAGGCGTGGCTGATGGCGCGGGAGTCTGAGGCCAGTCCGGAGCTGGACGCGGACAGCCTGAATCCGCACTACGCTTACGTGGATGAATCCAGCGCCCGTCATGACGTCTGGTTTCTGGACGCGGTAACGGCGCTGAACCAGATGCGGGCGGCCCAGGCCCTGGGCATCAACACCTTTGCGCTCTGGCGCCTGGGCTCCGAAGACCGCTCCTTGTGGGCGGTGTGGGACGTGCCGGGCGAACCGGAAGCTCCAGCGAAGCTGAGGTCCGTTCCTCCCGGCCAGGACGTGGACATGGAGGGCCAGGGGGAGATCCTCAGGA